From Rhizobium favelukesii, the proteins below share one genomic window:
- a CDS encoding BolA family protein — translation MTLQTRIEEKLTAAFAPERLSVINESHLHAGHQPDMTGTGETHMRVRIVSAKFAGMPRLARHRAITELLKPELDAGLHALAVEPAAPGEAVRW, via the coding sequence ATGACCCTGCAGACCCGCATTGAAGAAAAGTTGACCGCCGCGTTCGCGCCAGAGCGCCTGAGCGTGATCAATGAAAGCCATCTTCATGCGGGCCATCAGCCCGACATGACGGGGACCGGCGAGACCCACATGCGGGTGCGCATCGTATCCGCCAAGTTTGCCGGCATGCCACGACTGGCGCGACACCGTGCGATCACGGAGCTTTTGAAGCCAGAGCTGGATGCCGGATTGCATGCGCTCGCTGTCGAACCAGCAGCCCCCGGCGAAGCTGTGCGCTGGTA
- a CDS encoding J domain-containing protein, whose product MRLDSKYFDRIRTRRKREQETEQAPPSCQWDGCDKKGVHRAPVGRNAEGQFFLFCFEHVKEYNKGYNYFSGLSDGEIARYQKEAITGHRPTWTVGVNKAAKNSPLHSDLRSGSYRVRDPFGFVNGTKGSGPRFPEQRKLKSLETKAFDTMGLDASATSSEIKSRYKELVKKHHPDANGGDRGSEERFRAVIQAYQLLKQNGFC is encoded by the coding sequence ATGAGACTCGATTCCAAATATTTCGACCGCATCCGCACCCGCCGCAAACGCGAGCAGGAAACCGAACAGGCTCCCCCTTCCTGTCAGTGGGATGGCTGCGACAAGAAAGGCGTGCATCGCGCTCCCGTCGGACGCAACGCCGAGGGACAGTTCTTTCTGTTCTGCTTCGAGCACGTGAAGGAATACAACAAGGGCTACAACTACTTCTCCGGCCTCTCCGACGGCGAAATCGCGCGCTACCAGAAGGAAGCGATAACCGGGCATCGTCCGACCTGGACGGTCGGCGTCAACAAGGCCGCCAAGAACAGCCCGCTGCATTCCGATCTGCGGTCGGGTTCCTACCGCGTGCGCGATCCCTTCGGCTTCGTCAACGGCACCAAGGGAAGCGGTCCCCGTTTTCCCGAACAGCGCAAGCTGAAAAGCCTGGAAACCAAGGCTTTCGACACCATGGGCCTTGATGCCAGTGCGACCTCGTCGGAGATCAAGAGCCGATACAAGGAACTGGTCAAGAAGCACCACCCCGACGCCAATGGTGGCGACCGCGGCTCGGAAGAACGGTTCCGCGCCGTCATTCAGGCCTATCAATTATTGAAGCAGAACGGTTTTTGTTAA
- the cobS gene encoding cobaltochelatase subunit CobS, producing the protein MSKIDLDISELPDTTVSVREVFGIDSDIRVPAYSQGSAYVPDLDTDYLFDRETTLAILAGFAHNRRVMISGYHGTGKSSHIEQVAARLNWPCVRINLDSHVSRIDLVGKDAIVLKDGLQVTEFKDGILPWAYQHNVALVFDEYDAGRPDVMFVIQRVLESSGRLTLLDQSRVIRPHPAFRLFATANTIGLGDTTGLYHGTQQINQAQMDRWSIVTTLNYLPHDHEVNIVAAKVKTFQKDKEGRDTVSKMVRVADLTRASFMNGDLSTVMSPRTVITWAENAEIFGDIAFAFRVTFLNKCDELERPLVAEHYQRAFGVELKESAANIVLEA; encoded by the coding sequence ATGAGCAAGATTGACCTTGATATTTCGGAGCTTCCGGACACCACCGTTTCGGTCAGGGAGGTCTTTGGTATCGATTCCGACATTCGCGTGCCGGCCTATAGCCAGGGCAGCGCCTATGTTCCGGACCTCGACACCGATTATCTCTTCGACCGCGAGACCACGCTCGCCATTCTTGCCGGTTTCGCCCATAACCGACGCGTGATGATCTCCGGCTATCACGGCACGGGCAAGTCCTCGCACATCGAACAGGTCGCCGCCCGCCTCAACTGGCCGTGCGTGCGTATCAACCTCGACAGCCATGTCAGCCGTATCGACCTCGTCGGCAAGGACGCGATCGTTCTGAAGGACGGTTTGCAGGTCACGGAATTCAAGGACGGCATCCTGCCCTGGGCTTACCAGCACAACGTCGCGCTCGTCTTCGACGAATACGATGCCGGCCGCCCCGACGTGATGTTCGTCATCCAGCGCGTTCTGGAATCGTCCGGCCGCCTGACGCTGCTCGACCAGAGCCGTGTCATCCGTCCGCACCCGGCTTTCCGTCTTTTTGCCACCGCAAACACGATCGGCCTCGGCGACACCACCGGCCTCTATCACGGCACACAGCAGATAAACCAGGCGCAGATGGACCGCTGGTCGATTGTCACGACGCTGAACTACCTGCCGCACGACCATGAGGTGAACATCGTCGCTGCCAAGGTGAAGACGTTCCAGAAGGACAAGGAAGGCCGCGATACGGTCTCCAAGATGGTTCGCGTTGCCGATCTGACGCGCGCCTCCTTCATGAACGGCGATCTGTCCACCGTCATGAGCCCGCGTACGGTCATCACCTGGGCAGAAAACGCCGAGATCTTCGGGGATATCGCCTTTGCCTTCCGCGTCACCTTCCTCAACAAGTGCGACGAACTGGAGCGCCCGCTGGTTGCCGAGCACTATCAGCGCGCCTTCGGCGTCGAGCTGAAGGAGAGTGCGGCCAATATCGTTCTGGAAGCCTAA
- the cobT gene encoding cobaltochelatase subunit CobT: protein MAARGDNSKAKPGSPVDVEPLRRAITGSVRAIAGDGDVEVTFANERPGMTAERIRLPELSKRPTMHELAVTRGLGDSMALRLACHDDRVHATMAPQGSDARAIFDAVEQARVESIGALRMEGVAANLRSMTDEKYAKANFSGIERQEDAPIGEAMAMMVREKLTGEKPPASAGKVLDLWRSFIEEKAGAELENLSGVINDQPAFSKAIRNVLSAMEMAEEYGDDDSEPDSDDDSEQEDQPNGDEQDQDEVDDEAGSDAAPVEDSEVADEQMEDGDTEGAEISDDDMQEEGEDDSETPGETRRPNTPFDDFNEKVDYHVFTEEFDETITAEELCDAAELERLRAFLDKQLAHLQGAVGRLANRLQRRLMAQQNRSWDFDLEEGYLDPARLTRMIIDPMQALSFKMERDTQFRDTVVTLLIDNSGSMRGRPITVAATCADILARTLERCGVKVEILGFTTKAWKGGQAREKWLGGGKPQTPGRLNDLRHIIYKSADAPWRRARANLGLMMREGLLKENIDGEALIWAHNRLLARREQRRILMMISDGAPVDDSTLSVNPGNYLERHLRAVIDRIETRSPVELLAIGIGHDVTRYYRRAVTIVDADELAGAMTEQLASLFEDKTVQPRGGRLRRAG, encoded by the coding sequence ATGGCTGCTCGCGGTGACAATTCGAAAGCAAAGCCTGGCTCGCCAGTCGACGTCGAGCCGCTGCGGCGGGCGATAACCGGCAGCGTTCGCGCGATTGCCGGCGATGGCGACGTCGAGGTGACCTTCGCCAACGAACGCCCTGGAATGACTGCCGAGCGGATTCGTCTGCCGGAGCTTTCCAAGCGTCCGACGATGCATGAACTCGCGGTCACGCGCGGCCTCGGCGACTCGATGGCGCTGAGGCTCGCCTGCCACGACGATAGGGTGCACGCGACGATGGCGCCGCAAGGCTCCGACGCGCGGGCGATCTTCGACGCCGTCGAGCAGGCGCGGGTGGAATCGATCGGCGCGCTGCGCATGGAAGGCGTTGCTGCAAACCTTCGGTCGATGACCGATGAGAAATACGCCAAGGCGAATTTCTCCGGCATCGAGCGACAGGAGGATGCGCCGATCGGCGAGGCCATGGCCATGATGGTGCGCGAGAAGCTGACCGGTGAGAAGCCGCCAGCTTCCGCCGGCAAGGTCCTCGACCTTTGGCGCTCGTTCATCGAGGAGAAAGCTGGTGCCGAACTCGAAAACCTCTCCGGCGTCATCAACGATCAGCCAGCCTTCTCGAAGGCAATCCGCAACGTGCTTTCGGCCATGGAGATGGCGGAAGAGTATGGCGACGATGACAGCGAGCCCGATTCCGACGACGATTCGGAGCAGGAAGACCAGCCGAACGGCGACGAGCAGGATCAGGACGAGGTCGATGACGAGGCGGGTTCCGACGCTGCGCCCGTGGAGGACAGCGAAGTCGCCGACGAGCAGATGGAGGACGGCGACACCGAAGGCGCCGAAATCTCCGACGACGACATGCAGGAAGAAGGCGAGGACGATTCCGAGACGCCGGGCGAAACCCGCCGTCCGAACACCCCCTTCGACGACTTCAACGAGAAGGTCGATTACCACGTCTTCACCGAGGAATTTGACGAGACAATTACTGCCGAAGAGCTCTGCGATGCCGCGGAGCTGGAGCGCTTGCGCGCCTTCCTCGACAAGCAGCTTGCACATCTGCAGGGTGCGGTTGGCCGTCTCGCGAACCGCCTGCAGCGCCGCCTGATGGCGCAGCAGAACCGCTCCTGGGATTTCGATCTCGAGGAAGGATACCTCGACCCTGCGCGTCTGACGCGCATGATCATTGACCCGATGCAGGCGCTGTCCTTCAAGATGGAGCGGGACACGCAGTTCCGCGATACCGTCGTAACGCTTTTGATCGATAACTCAGGCTCGATGCGCGGCCGCCCGATCACGGTTGCGGCCACCTGCGCCGATATCCTGGCACGCACGTTGGAGCGCTGCGGCGTCAAGGTCGAGATCCTGGGCTTTACCACAAAGGCCTGGAAGGGTGGGCAGGCGCGTGAGAAGTGGCTTGGTGGCGGCAAGCCGCAGACACCGGGCCGTCTCAACGATCTGCGCCATATCATCTACAAGTCGGCCGATGCTCCCTGGCGCCGTGCGCGTGCCAATCTCGGCCTGATGATGCGCGAAGGCCTGCTCAAGGAGAACATCGACGGCGAAGCGTTGATCTGGGCGCACAACCGCCTGCTTGCCCGCCGCGAGCAGCGACGCATCCTGATGATGATCTCCGATGGCGCGCCGGTCGACGATTCGACGCTGTCGGTCAATCCGGGCAACTATCTGGAGCGACACCTGCGCGCCGTCATCGATCGCATCGAGACGCGTTCGCCGGTCGAGCTTCTGGCAATCGGTATCGGTCATGACGTGACGCGCTATTACAGGCGCGCGGTGACGATCGTCGATGCGGACGAGCTGGCCGGCGCCATGACCGAGCAGCTTGCGTCGCTCTTCGAAGACAAGACCGTTCAGCCGCGGGGCGGTCGCCTCCGCCGCGCCGGCTAA